The Arvicanthis niloticus isolate mArvNil1 chromosome 2, mArvNil1.pat.X, whole genome shotgun sequence genome includes a window with the following:
- the Atp5mc3 gene encoding ATP synthase F(0) complex subunit C3, mitochondrial has protein sequence MFACAKLARTPALIRAGTRVAYRPISASVLSRPETRTGEGSTVFNGAQNGMCQLIRREFQTSVISRDIDTAAKFIGAGAATVGVAGSGAGIGTVFGSLIIGYARNPSLKQQLFSYAILGFALSEAMGLFCLMVAFLILFAM, from the exons ATGTTCGCCTGCGCCAAGCTCGCCCGCACCCCTGCTCTG ATCCGAGCTGGAACCAGAGTTGCATATAGACCAATTTCTGCATCAGTGTTATCTCGACCAGAGACTAGGACTGGAGAG GGCTCTACAGTATTTAATGGGGCCCAGAATGGTATGTGTCAGCTGATCCGAAGGGAGTTTCAGACCAGTGTAATCAGCAGAGACATTGATACTGCTGCCAAATTCATTGGTGCAGGTGCTGCAACAGTAGGAGTTGCTGGTTCTGGTGCTGGTATTGGAACAGTCTTTGGCAGTCTTATCATTGGATATGCCAG AAACCCTTCACTGAAGCAGCAGCTGTTCTCATACGCTATCCTGGGATTTGCCTTGTCTGAAGCTATGGGTCTCTTTTGTTTGATGGTTGCGTTCTTGATCTTGTTTGCCATGTAA